One Streptomyces sp. NBC_00554 DNA segment encodes these proteins:
- a CDS encoding excisionase → METPSDWEDRLTRWQNELELFERLDETPWVTLARAEAETGVSRSALRSWYRNGEIQSRLADGPNGPQRLVQLDAVIERAAASPRIQRRAEREVSLEAQVTLLRHRVDQLELRLAALERK, encoded by the coding sequence ATGGAGACACCGTCGGACTGGGAGGACCGGCTCACGCGCTGGCAGAACGAGCTGGAGCTGTTCGAGCGGCTGGACGAGACGCCCTGGGTCACGCTGGCCAGGGCGGAAGCCGAGACGGGGGTTTCCCGCTCGGCCCTGCGGTCCTGGTACCGCAATGGCGAGATCCAGTCCCGGCTGGCGGACGGCCCGAACGGGCCGCAGCGCCTGGTCCAGCTGGACGCGGTGATCGAGCGCGCCGCCGCGTCACCGCGCATTCAACGCAGGGCGGAACGGGAAGTCAGCCTGGAAGCCCAGGTCACCCTGCTACGGCACCGGGTCGACCAGCTTGAGCTGCGGCTGGCCGCACTGGAACGGAAGTGA
- a CDS encoding DeoR/GlpR family DNA-binding transcription regulator: MSNADRHGMIAQAVRESGRITVQELAELTGASEMTIRRDLDTLAAQGVLERVRGGARTLLLRGEEPPFVLRAHEAVDAKRRIAAEVSSLIADGETVLLDSGTTCLEVAHLLRRRPVTVMPLSLQAIHVFGEGPGPATLMVPGGQPRAAEGALTGPLTLASLAALRFDTAVMGCCGLSAADGLTAYDLDDAAVKKAGIASTRRIIVAADGSKLGHTAYAYVGPATLLHTLVTDATAPADEVAALEGTGTVVKAV; encoded by the coding sequence ATGAGCAACGCAGACCGGCACGGGATGATCGCGCAGGCCGTCAGGGAGTCGGGAAGGATCACGGTCCAGGAACTCGCCGAACTGACCGGCGCCTCCGAGATGACCATCCGGCGCGACCTCGACACGCTGGCGGCGCAAGGCGTCCTCGAGCGTGTCCGTGGCGGGGCGCGCACCCTGCTGCTCAGGGGCGAGGAGCCGCCCTTCGTGCTGCGTGCTCACGAGGCCGTCGACGCCAAGCGCCGCATCGCGGCGGAGGTGTCCTCGCTCATCGCCGACGGTGAGACCGTCCTCCTCGACAGCGGCACCACATGCCTGGAGGTCGCCCACCTGCTGCGCCGGCGGCCGGTCACGGTGATGCCCCTGTCATTGCAGGCCATCCATGTATTCGGCGAGGGCCCGGGCCCGGCCACGCTGATGGTTCCAGGCGGGCAGCCTCGGGCCGCCGAGGGAGCCCTCACCGGCCCCCTCACCCTCGCGTCCCTGGCGGCACTGCGCTTCGACACCGCCGTCATGGGCTGCTGCGGTCTGAGCGCAGCCGACGGCCTGACCGCCTACGACCTCGATGACGCGGCCGTGAAGAAGGCCGGCATCGCCTCCACACGCCGCATCATCGTCGCCGCGGACGGCAGCAAGCTCGGCCACACCGCCTACGCCTACGTCGGCCCCGCCACGCTCCTGCACACCCTCGTCACCGATGCCACGGCACCCGCCGACGAGGTCGCCGCGCTCGAAGGCACCGGCACCGTCGTCAAGGCCGTATGA
- a CDS encoding MFS transporter yields the protein MNDSLRAARAATFVYFTLCGTLMGTWVVNIPAVEERVGISHATLGGLLVLLGLGAFIGMQVAGRLTDGLGARIVVPATGVLSSVALVLPGLPREPWTLAGALLVFGFCNGCLDVSMNAHAVHVEKAYGRPVMSAFHATFSVGGVLAALVGAATASAGLSPAIGMSAMGALGIVIALVSARALLPAAPAAVDTNSEREAEQAPAAKRSSTSRRIWMLATLALMVMLCEGAANDWSALHLKDVLGAPASTAAFAYGTFAATMTIGRLLADRLVARFGSMAILRYGAATAAVGITIVTVSPWIWAAFAGWALFGLGLSGCVPQLFSAAGHADPSAAGANVSRVAGLGYVGMLAGPAVIGWLTHLVALNHAFVLLILLCAITAVAARILRTGSDRTLEMAHGSH from the coding sequence ATGAATGATTCGCTTCGAGCCGCCCGAGCAGCGACCTTTGTCTACTTCACCCTCTGCGGCACTCTGATGGGCACCTGGGTGGTGAACATCCCCGCTGTCGAGGAGCGCGTGGGCATCAGTCACGCGACGCTCGGGGGACTGCTGGTGCTCCTTGGACTGGGGGCCTTCATCGGTATGCAGGTGGCCGGGCGTCTCACCGACGGTCTCGGGGCGCGCATAGTCGTCCCCGCCACCGGCGTGCTGTCCAGCGTGGCCCTGGTGCTGCCCGGTCTTCCCCGGGAGCCGTGGACGCTGGCAGGTGCCCTGCTGGTCTTCGGATTCTGCAACGGCTGCCTGGACGTGAGCATGAACGCCCACGCCGTGCACGTGGAGAAGGCGTACGGCCGGCCCGTCATGTCGGCCTTCCACGCCACGTTCTCGGTCGGCGGTGTCCTCGCCGCGCTGGTCGGAGCGGCTACGGCGAGCGCCGGACTGAGCCCCGCCATAGGTATGAGCGCCATGGGAGCCCTGGGCATCGTGATCGCCCTGGTGTCGGCACGCGCCCTGCTGCCGGCCGCACCCGCCGCTGTCGACACCAATTCCGAGCGGGAGGCCGAGCAAGCCCCGGCCGCCAAGCGCAGCAGCACCAGCAGGCGCATCTGGATGCTCGCCACCCTGGCGCTGATGGTCATGCTGTGCGAGGGAGCCGCCAACGACTGGAGCGCGCTGCACCTGAAGGACGTCCTCGGCGCACCCGCGAGCACTGCCGCCTTCGCGTACGGCACCTTCGCGGCGACCATGACCATCGGCCGGCTGCTCGCCGACCGCCTCGTCGCCCGGTTCGGGTCCATGGCGATCCTGCGCTACGGCGCGGCGACCGCTGCCGTCGGCATCACGATCGTGACCGTCTCCCCCTGGATCTGGGCCGCGTTCGCGGGGTGGGCGCTGTTCGGTCTGGGGCTGTCGGGCTGTGTCCCGCAGTTGTTCAGCGCGGCCGGGCATGCCGACCCCTCCGCCGCGGGCGCCAATGTCTCCCGCGTCGCCGGGCTCGGCTACGTCGGCATGCTCGCCGGCCCCGCTGTCATCGGCTGGCTGACCCACCTCGTCGCCCTCAACCACGCCTTCGTACTGCTGATCCTGCTGTGTGCGATCACCGCTGTGGCCGCCCGGATCCTGCGCACCGGATCCGACCGCACGCTCGAGATGGCACACGGCAGCCACTGA
- a CDS encoding HAD-IA family hydrolase, with amino-acid sequence MSSDRRIVLFDLFGVIARHQRPGALEKMAARCHAPTEAFTTAYWACRPPYDAGRQSASEYWTAVLRWLSRPVDANTIEELRLTDIDSWSRVDGRMVAYAQSLRRVAEVALLSNIPSDHADAFLAAQPWLHNLDHIAFSGKIKAAKPDPAAFHHCVVAMRAAPTDFLFVDDREENVRAAQATGMNGHVFTDRDELAAVIDTWLPTGR; translated from the coding sequence ATGTCCAGCGACCGACGCATCGTGCTGTTCGACCTCTTCGGGGTCATCGCCCGCCACCAACGCCCGGGCGCCCTGGAGAAGATGGCCGCCCGCTGCCACGCACCCACCGAAGCCTTCACCACGGCGTACTGGGCCTGCCGCCCGCCGTACGACGCCGGCAGGCAGTCCGCGTCCGAGTACTGGACCGCCGTACTGCGATGGCTGTCCCGGCCCGTCGACGCCAACACGATCGAGGAACTGCGCCTCACCGACATCGACAGTTGGTCACGCGTCGACGGCCGGATGGTCGCCTACGCACAGTCCCTCCGCCGCGTCGCCGAGGTCGCCCTGCTGTCCAACATCCCCTCGGACCACGCGGACGCCTTCCTCGCCGCGCAGCCCTGGCTGCACAATCTGGACCACATCGCCTTCTCCGGGAAGATCAAAGCGGCGAAGCCGGACCCGGCAGCCTTCCATCACTGCGTCGTCGCCATGCGGGCCGCCCCGACCGACTTCCTCTTCGTCGACGACCGCGAGGAGAACGTCCGCGCCGCGCAGGCCACCGGTATGAACGGGCACGTCTTCACCGACCGCGACGAGCTGGCAGCCGTCATCGACACCTGGTTGCCGACAGGCCGCTGA